Genomic DNA from Pongo abelii isolate AG06213 chromosome 22, NHGRI_mPonAbe1-v2.0_pri, whole genome shotgun sequence:
agaaccgtAAATATAATTATCAAAAAATGTGGAGAATGAAGGAAGTAGGTGAGACGCAATTGTCACTCATTATAACAGGAAGCTGAGAATTAAatcatatattcatattatttagAGATATAAAGATAATCGCTAGAagcactaaaaacaaaaatgaacaaatgtaatTGTTTCCAGAGAACATCAGGCTGGATGGGAATAAAACAGGACCGGGGCAGAAGACTGTTACAATACTTTTCAAGAGAAGCGCATCTGTTCTGAGTCTCTTAACGCTATATGGAATTATTACTccgcactattttttttttttttttgagacggaggctcactctgtcacccaggctggagtgcagtggtatgatctcggctcactgcaacctccgcctcccaggttccagcaattctcctgcctcagcctcctgagtagctgggattacaggtgtgcaccaccacacccggctaatttttgtatttttagtagagacagggcctaGCCTGCACATTGTTTTTAGAATCAAATCGAATTTTGCATTACTTGAGTTGAAGTATCTGCGtgaagtaaaaatataatttatgtcagaaaaaatattaaactagATCATTATTACTGAGTAAAATTGTGAATTACGTGTGATTTAAGCAAAACCAACTCAAGTTTGATAGACAAAAACTGCGTCCCTACTACAAAGGTAGCTGAGAGATGTAGGTTGGATCCTTAAGAGAACAAGAAACCTccgccaggcgcagcggctcacacccgtaatcctagcactttgagaggccgaggcaggcggatcacctgaggtcaggagttcgagaccagcctggccaacatagtgaaaccctgcctctcctaaaaatacagaaattagccaggcgtggtggtgggctcctgtacaGCTAGTAacgaggctgaggcacaagaattgcttgaacctgggagacggaggttgcagtgagccgagattgccactgcactccagcctgggtgacaagaataagactctatctccaaaaagaaaaaaagagagagagaataagaaacCTGTTGAAAGTCCCTACCACACCACATGTAGGGCAGACAATAAGAATCATCCTAAAAAGGTCAAAACTCTGCCATGGCAAGAATGAGCATCCAAATGCCTTAATAACTTTGGGatccaaagaaaattttaggTGAAAGGAAGTGCACGTGGCACCGCCTTCATCTCTCCACCAACCAGCACAGCCGACCCCAGTCAGAACACACTTTGAAACCAAAAGGCAGATGCTGCTAACCACCAGAACAAAGCAGAATTTGCCATCAGAACAGTACTAGATAGAGTTATTTAAAACATACTCAGAGTTACAGCTGGGACACTTGGGACACAGGATTCTGAGGGACCAAAGTGGGTCATTTTTGAGCATGTCAAGCGGTAGAATTAATAATGACACCAGGCAACAGGCATAAGGAGGAGTGTCCTGGGGTACCCCAGGGAGCTTGGGGCCTTAGCAGTGTGGAGATGCACCCCTGTGGTTATCAGTACCCAGGTAGCCCATATTATGCTAAAGAACTTGCCCTCCAAATTATCACTTTCCAAAGATATCCTGTGTCCTGTGAGGAGATGGAGAGGCACATTCTGCAAGAAGGAAAGCACTTACACTTTACTCCAGTTGGTTGGGTGAGGGTCCTGTTaagtttcaaacaaaacaaaacccacataaGGTCATGGCAAGAATAAGCCGCGTGGTTCTGAGCCTCTGAAAACACTGCCCAAAGAGTGAGTGGGAACGAGCTCATGAGACCCTCCTGCACTTTCCTGCAAGAAATTATCATTTGCCTGGAATGCGGCCACCCAGCCCAGGTGATGGCCAAAAGAGGGTTGGGTTGATACACATCTTGCCCCAGGATCTGAAGAAGCCCTGGAAGGTGAGGCCTTGGGCTGCAATCTTTCCCAACAGACACTGGAGGCCTCCAACAAGGCTCAGAGGAGAGGTTTTGCAGGGCAGACCCTCACCCCTACCCCAAGGCCCCTCAACAAGCAGACGTCACTATTGTCCCGATCCCACCTTCCCTCCTGAGCAAGCAATGGGTAGCAAATCCTGTTCACCCCATTTCCATGGTCCTGACATCTCCCCTTCCCCTAGCAGAGAGGATTCCAAGACCCACTCCTCATCGTgacctccccctgcccccagatGACGTGGTGGCTTTCTGGGGCTCATTATTACCCCTGCAGAGTGGGCAGAGGAAACCAAGAGCAGCCTCCTAATTAGATCTTTTTCCCAGCACAACTGCATTAGAATCCTTTGCTCTTTAATAAAATCATACTCAGCGGGGCAGAAGCTGGAATAAATAATACaggtgttattttttttaaaccaaagacACTTCCCCCtccctttcatctttctttcatgAATTCAAAGTGGTCCCAAACAGAAAACATCCATATTATACTTCGGTTTTGCTAGGTTCCAAAAGGCTAGGATGCCCCACTCCAACTACACACAAGTCTTCCTTTAAGGAAAGAAATACTTGGTGACAGGACCAAGCCTCAAAGGGCCCTGGGCCCATTCTGAAACTGAGATTGTGCTCAGCTGAAAGAAACTTCCTCCCACAGAGTTCTTCGATGAATCATCACTCTTTGTTTAACATCCTCTGAAAGCAGACAATTGATCGGCTCTCAGATCATGCCTGCATAGTACCCCCACACCCTCCACCTCTGCAAtcgtttcagtgagctgagaccccaCTCCAGGGCTCCGCGGTAGGATGCAAAGtctcccagctctgcctcagccCAGAGGGAGAAGAACCTCTTCACCTAGTGAAAGAGCTTCAAGGTCTTCTAGAagaatctcacacacacactggagGAATCTCTGCGGCTTCCCATGCCCACAGTCTAGGCCCTTATGAATTTCTTAATGAGGTCCCTGGAGACCGCAGGAACAGGGAAGGTCTTATGCTGGAGGGTGTGGAGGACggtgccagaggctgggaagggaatggaaggggaaaACTCCACCTAACTATTAATATTGTGTACCCTTTTACACTagaacattgttttattttaaaaaacactctgTTCCTTGCTGAGTACTGCTTTATTTCTGAatgtctcttttattatttttttaataaatgatttgGCCTACAATGATGATGAGAGagaatttgttctttattttttttttttttttacacaggagTTATAGCTTACATAAAATGGAGTATTTAGAGATGAAAAGACCTGAAGTTTGGAATTGGGAAAAACAGAAACGTTTACTAGAGCCCTGCTAATCTGATTTTTCTGGTCCGGAattgaggaagaaacaaaaagagagataCCCTCAGAAAGATACCTTCTACCTATTTgcttaatttagaaagaaaatgtacatgtaaatatacatgtgtgtatataatatacacacacacatccccagtGAAAGCGTGTTTTTGATACGGAAGACCAAATGACTGGAGATTGTAAAACGAGGCTCTTTCTTAACCACGAGCCTGAGTCCGTGGCGTTCAGCACTTTCATGAGAATCTGTACCTGGCCCAAAGGAACTGAATTCTCACTCCCACTCCTTTGCCCTCCTCAAACAGACAGAAGCCCCCTCTCCCGGCACAGATTTCTAGGCAAGGCTTTGATGTGCTTCCCATGCTCTCACCTGCCTTCCTCATTTGGAAAAACCAGAGGCTTCTACTGCACATCTATGAAAGTGTTGTCTCACAATTTCTCCTTTAGACAGTACGATCCTTGCAGAAATCGCAGAAGTGTTAACACACGCACCTAGTAGGCCCTCAGCAAACTCTTCCAACGAATTCCTGCTCAGGGCTCCAGGGGTTCAGTCGGCACACTAGAACTGCAGGAATCTGGGGGGAAGGAGACAGGCCCAACGCTGCTTTTCCTTTCTGGTttagagggggaggggaggagagaggagcaaggagagagaactgcaaagggaaaggagaggaagtCTTTGTCCAGGCTCTTTGGACGAGCATTAGAGTGGAGTTAAATTGTCAGCTAATGAGATTTCCTAACCACGTGCTCCCTTTTAAGTCTAGGCCCCCAACTGATTTGATCCTCACACAACAGCAGGGGGGAAAGAGGCCTTCAGCATCCCCAAGGGCGCGAGAATTCCCAGAACAAGTAAAAGAAGGATGGGAATCATTTCTGAGAGTTCAACTTTAAATAGGTTATCATACGTATTAATTGACATCTAGCAACAATGCTACTGGCCGCGTTCCACATCAACAGCCCAACAGGGGTTCACGGGAGTCAGATTCCACTCGGGGTAACTGAGGCAGGCCCAGGGGAACAGAAGAGACACAGCGCAATCCTGAGGGCTTCTCCAACCACTGGACAGCCTACAAGTCGagtatatgtttgtttgtttgctcgtTTTGGCTAGCAAAGGCCCCTGGGGCCTACATTCAAAGAATGTGTTGTTGGACCCAATAATTTATTCCAACAGGCAAAAGGGTGTTAAaacaggaagtttttttttttttcaataaaatcttAGTCTGTCGTTAAGCCTGAGATcatcttttgaaattatttatctGATTATGaactgttattattttgttttgtttatttctatatgaaactgatttctctttttgcctAAAGAAAAGTAGCAGTGCAGAGCTAGTGGAGGAAAAACAAGTCAAAACACATTCACAACATTTTTAAGATATTCAGTGAAATTGATTCTCTTCTTCTACCTTCCCTGCTTAGTCAACAGCCTCTTCCTTAAGTTTTATTTCTCCTGTATTCGAAGATAATTACTTAGCAACGTCGATGTTTACCACGCAAAGGCATCCACCCTCCCTAGCCCAGCTTTTTACCTTGAGATACAAAAAAGCATATGCTGGAAACCAACAATTTACCAAACTTCTTCAGCTACAAGGCATAGCTTAAATTTCACCTCTCCTAGAAAGTGTTCCCTCCTAACCTCCAGACATCTCTTTGTTCAAACCTCCCTCCTTCCTGGACTTAATCACTTTCCACAGCAGTCATTGGTTCACTGGCAACTGCTTTCCACCTGGAAGGGTTTTTCCTTCTCCAAACCCAGGTCTGGGTCCCAGCAGAAtcttgaagaagaaagaagaaacaactaAAACCTAATGGAaattcaaacacatttttaaaagggcTGCAAGCGATTAGATAAATCTAATTAAACCTCAGGCCAAGTAAAACAAGTCCTGTTTGAAGCTGAGAACAGCAGTCCTTCATGCCTTTTATAATAGAAAGAAATCGGGGCTGGGGGAGTGAAGAACGCAGAAAAGGAAAGCGACAAGCGGCCATCCTCTATTACAGATTTCCTCTAACACAGAATCAACAAGACTCTAATGTTTCATACGTGGCTGTCACTGTGCTTTGAGGTTAATCTATATGGTCGTTTAAGCCCCGCCCCCCTAGAGGTTACTccttatccccactttacagatgcgCAAACTGAGACGAAGGAAGATAGAATAGCTGGGCCGGGATCACCCAGCTTGTGACACCGAGCAGGTACTGGAACCCGGGTTTGTTTGACCTCAGCGCACAGGCTCTCAACCTCTGCTCCAACTCAAAGTATGCGCCAAGTCAGCGTGTATGGATAACCCGATCCGGACGGCTCTGACTCGGGATGCGGCACAGCTGCCCCGCAGGTGCGGGTGTAACCGAGGCGGGCACAGACTGCACAGTGTCTCCAAGGGCTCGCGCGCGTCCTTCAAGACCTGCCAGCGCGCGGGAAAAGGCAGGCTCCGAGTCAACCTGGGCTGACCCGGGGGCAAGACCAGAAGATGCGACGACTGGAACCGGGTGAGTGTGGCCGAGTCGGCGCCCCGAGGGCCGCCAGCCTGGACCCCAGGCTGGGACACGGGCGCCCCCGGGTGCAGGGGACCTAGAGGCGCCGTGCGCGGCGGGGGCTGGGCGCGAAGGCGCCGAGAAGGCATCTTTCGCCTGCAGCATCCCGCCCCGCGGCCGGGGGGAGGGGGCGTCACCTGACAGTGCGCACCAACTTCTCCAGGTTCGGAGGGGGCAGGCGGCAGCCGCCGGGGCTGGGGGCGCAGGGCGCGCTGCTCTCGCCCAATGGCGAGGTCTGTAAACAAAAGCGGGCCCCACGCGGGTCCCCAGCCGGGTGGCGAGGGGCGCGGCGCAGCAGCATCGCAGCGGCAGAGCTGGTGAGAGGGCGAGGCGGGGACGGGATAGGGCGCGGGGACCCAGGGCACAGCCCCCGGGACCCGACCGCCCGGATGAGGCATTGTCTGCGCACCCGCAGGATTCCGCTTTTAATGCCCCCCTCCGGGGGTTCGTCGCGGGTCCCCAGCTCCGTGTGCCGGCCCCCGGGCTTTCCGCCCGGTGAGCCCGGCCCCGAGCGCGGCACGGATCGCCAAGGTGAGCGCCTAGGAAGCGTCGCCGAAAAGCCAGGCCCGGAGGTGCCTAAGTCAGGGACCGAGACGCAAACACAGACACAGGGATGCACACGCACGCCCTCCCCGAAGTTGACAAAAATCAGCCGATAAAATACAAAGTGCCGCGGCCGCCGCAGGTCAGCGCTGACCTCCAGCTGCCGAGAGGACCGAATGCCGACGTCTGGACGCTGTCATTTCCATCCAGCGAAGGCACCTGGGCTGCACGGTCTCGTCTCCCTCCTTCGCGCGAGGGatgcctcctcctgcctcccctccctgCATCTCCCCACCTCCCAAGTGTGTGAACACGAAAACAATACGTGGAAAGCCCGATCAGGAGGAGCTAGGACCCGCCGGGAGCCCCAGTGTGCGGGAGACGGGGGTCAGAACGTGCCCGGCACGGGCACCGAGGCTCCGGGCATCCTCGCTGCCGTCCCCCGGCGCGGCTCCGGCCGGACGCCCGCGCACCCCAGGCCCGCGGTACTCACCCGCGACGGTCGTCCGGGATCTCCGCGACGGGGCCGGGCACGATGCGGGGCAGCCGGGCCCCTGGGGCTGCGGGCGCCAAGGCGTTCGCGGAGCTGCAGAGCTGCGCGCCCGACGGCGGCGGCGCTGCTCTGCCGGCAGCGCTAGAACCCGCTCGCGCTCTGCCAATGGGAGCTGTCAGGGCGCCTCCGCCTGCGGCCTCGGGGGCCGGGCCGCGGGAGCCCGTGGGAAACCGAGCTCCGATTGGGCCGCCTGACAATCGCTCCGCCTCCGGCCAGCCAATCCGAGGCGGTGGATGCAGGAGCGGGGCGTTCGGAGTTGGGCTAGAGCGACTATGGGCGCACGCCGGCTAACCGCGCCGCAGCCAGGCTCGGAGCGCGCGGCTGGAGTGGTGCGGGCGGCGCGCGCTCCAGGGATGCCTTCCTGCGAGGCTCCGGCAGCGCGGCCCGGGGAGCTCGCCCGCAGGCAGCGGAGGCACGGCGGGCCGGGGGACGACCAGGGAGCCCCTAACAAAGCAGCTTTGGGAGGGCCAGAGGCCTCTGCCTCCCTCGGCGATAGGTCCGCGAAGCTGCCTGTCACCCCGCATAGGTGGAGGTGGCCAATGGCGTGCACAGACGGAGCTCGAGTTGGCGCGCGCGCGCGGCTCGGCATCGGTGGGATTGGTCGGAGGTAAAGGATTTTCCTGCCACCTAAGGCGGAGAGGAAGGGGGATCGGAACGGGGGAGGCGAAGAGTCAAAAAACGTTGTGCCTGGGACAAGTGGTCTGGCACGGGAGGCGTGTGCCTGACTCTAGGGGGAGACAGGAACTTTTTTACGAGAGAAAAAAATCCTAACGCAATCCCTTCCCGTGGATGCTAGAGGATGTTAGACCCTGAGCAGCCTCCAGGTAGGGCATGGTGGCCTTCACCAGAGTCCAGGACTCCCAGGGTTCACTTACCGTGCGCAGCAAGCCAACTTGGAATAACAGCGTGGGGTTTGGGCCTTAACGCTCACCTGCTGGGCAGAGTAAGTGACTCGGGCAGGGTTCACgcagacctcctgggctcctctGTAAAATCCGGAAACGACAGTTGCAGTTTACCTTTCGCAAGGTTGTGGGGAACGCGGAAACGGAGACGCTGGCGGTACAGCCTCGAGCGAAACCTTTCCCTACACGAGGCCAGAGCTTCTTCCTCTCCTGAAGAGCTCTAGACTTCCCCATTTACAACAAAGGCTGAGGATGTATGTTCCTTAGACTTTGATTCCATGCACGCATGTTCGCCCCGGGAGCTGGGAAGGTCTGCGCTCCCGGGGTGATCTTGtcgaaaacaaaaagaattttccaCACTCTGGAAGATAAACCTAAACCGGAAAATTGAAAGTCATCCCTGATTCCTCCTTCTCCTTAACCCTCTCCCATCCATTTTTGTTAACCTCCCAAACCCATTCCTCCCATCCCGTCTCACCTGGACCTCAGTAAAGGGCTCCCATCGTCCTTCTGTCCCAGGACTTGCCCCCTGAAATCTGTTCTCCACTTTGCAGAATGATCCTTCTAAGCAGAAAAATCTCATTTTGCGCCCTCAACTCTGGGTCTCTTTTCTTTCCCCAGAACAcgtccacccccagcccctcccttcaCTTCACTAATTCCTACGCTTCTTCAGATCCCAGCTTGGCCGCCAAGGCATCCATACAGCAGGCGTTGCTGAACTCCTGCTCTTACAGACCCCGGGAAGCCGCCTGTACCCTGTCAAGGTTAGATGCCACGTTTCCACTTCCAGTGCTTCCACCCCCTGTACTCCCCTCACAGCCTGTATTACACGGGGCTGAAGTTGCCTGTTGCACTGCAGCCCTCCATGGAAGCCGGAATCTTATCTATCTTCCCTGCTGGATCCCAGTTCTagcacagtgtttggcacatTTGGAGCACTGAAAAAACATGGAATCCATGAATTATAGAGGAGCTATAATTATAGGCAAGAGCTTTAAGGATTTGAAGTGCTTCTAAAACATCAGTTTGAGAAGAATGGGTAGCATGGTAGCTCTTGAACGGATGCGTCCACCAGGTTCCATGATCAGTATTACAGGGAGGTTTTTGAGTCAAGTTTGAGAGATTTTCCAAAGACACCCCTTCCAAAACCAGCCTCGTTTCAGCCAACAGTTTGGAATGGAGAATAATTCCCTTGAGAAGGTTTTCATCACCTGTTACAAGCCACCTTCTAggggaaatacatatatttgaaaatgagtAGAGGGTTTTTCCCTAAGGAAGTTTAGAAGTACATCTGGCCATCCTTAAAAGAACAGACGTTGGAGTGAGGCTGCCTAATTTCAAGCCCGGTTCCTTTCTAGCTGTTACCTAGGGCAAGTTACTTCAGATCTCCGTGACTCGGTTTCCCCATTTATATAAATGAGATAACAATAGTGCTTCATACCACATACAGTTGGTACGAGGATGAACGAGTTAATATTAAGAAtgtgctggccgggcacggtggctcactc
This window encodes:
- the TIAM1-AS1 gene encoding uncharacterized protein TIAM1-AS1, producing MQERGVRSWARATMGARRLTAPQPGSERAAGVVRAARAPGMPSCEAPAARPGELARRQRRHGGPGDDQGAPNKAALGGPEASASLGDRSAKLPVTPHRWRWPMACTDGARVGARARLGIGGIGRRGTF